Genomic segment of Mycobacteriales bacterium:
GGTCGGCGTACCGATCGAGAAGGACGTCTGAGCATGTGTGGAGCACCTGCCCAGAACCTGGACAGGTCCGGCATCCCTGACGGCGAGACCGTCGTGCAGGGCCGCGTGGTCCGCGACGGGCAGCCCGTGACCGGTGCCTACGTGCGGCTGCTCGGGGAGTCCGACGAGTTCACCGCCGAGGTGGTGACCTCCGCGGCCGGCGTGTTCCGGTTCTTCGTGAAGCCCGGATCGTGGACCCTGCGCGTCCTCGCGCCGGGCAGTCTGTCGGGTACGGCGAAGGTTTCGGTCTCCGAGGGCGACGTCGAGGAGACCGAGATCTCGGTGGCCTAGCCGCTACCGAGGTGGAACGGCGAGCAACGCGGCACGTTGGCCTTGTCGGCTGCCGCGTTGGCGCCGTTCACCATGTCGCGGAACTCCACCGCCGTGGCCGTGAAGCCCTTCGCGTCGGACTTGCGCGCGGTTTCGATCTGCTGGCGGTAGGTCGCGATGTAGCGGTCGAACTGCGCGAGGAAGCGGTCCCAGACCTTGCGCCCGCTGTCCGGCTCGCCGAGGGCGTGCAGCTGCGTCTGCAGCATGTGCGCGACCGGCCACCCGTTCGCCGTGTAGAAGGCGCCGATCGCCGGCAGCTTGGCGACGTCGGGCTTCATCGGGTTGAAGTCCGGATACGGGAAGCGCTTCTGCGGCGCCTTGCTGGCGCTGACGCAGGTGCCGGTCGCCTTGTCGGTGAACGCCTGTGACGGGTAGCCGCCATCGTGGTTGCCGCAGGCGCTGAGGGCGAGCAGCAGCGCAACCGCGGGGAGGAGCCGGCGCATGCCCGGGATGTTCGGCGTACGCCGGTTTGTCCCTGCCTGACCGTCAGAAGATCGCGTAGCCGCCGTCGATCACGAACGTGTCGCCGGTGTGGTAGGAGCTGAGGCTGCTCGCGAGGTAGACGGCGATCCCGGCGAAGTCCTCGG
This window contains:
- a CDS encoding DUF1416 domain-containing protein gives rise to the protein MCGAPAQNLDRSGIPDGETVVQGRVVRDGQPVTGAYVRLLGESDEFTAEVVTSAAGVFRFFVKPGSWTLRVLAPGSLSGTAKVSVSEGDVEETEISVA